In the genome of Planctomyces sp. SH-PL62, the window GGGTGGTCCACCAGAGGTCCTGGTCCGCTCCGTCGAAGATCCGGCCCATGTTGGCGGGGGCGACGACCCAGGCGTCGTCGGCCAGTTCCTGTTCGAGCTGGCCCGGCGCCCACCCGGAGAAGTTGGCGATGACCAGCGAGGGCTCGATCTCCTGGGTGATCAGGTGTTGCGACTTGGCGGAGTCGAGCGCGATGTAGACGCCGGAGGCGACCTCCAGGTCGGCCAGCTTGGGCCTGGTGTGGAGGACGAGTAAGGGGCCGGCGACGGGGCCTCCCAGGTGGAGCGGCTTGTCCCAGGCGAAGTCCTCGTCGAACAGCTTTCCCGCCAGGTCGGCCATCGTGGCGCTGGTGGGGAGGTTGAGGATGATCCCCCGGGCGCCGTCCCCCTCCGAGTGCTCCAGCACGAGCACGACCGAGCGGGCGAACATCGGCGACTGGAGGTCGGGCGAGGCGATCAGCAGTCGTCCCTTGAGCGATTTATGGTTCATGTTCATGCGTCGTCCCGACGTGGAGAAGCGAGGAAGGCGTTCCATCCCCCTTCTACGTCGAGGCTCCTGGATGGGTTCGTCCGTCCACCGCCTCCGCTAGGAGAACATGCTGCCGTGGGGCCGCTGGCAGATGACGAACGTGGTGCATTTCGACAGGTCCTTCAGCCGCGTCGCGCCGACGTACGCGCAGGCGCTTCGGATGCCCCCGCAGACCTCCTGCATGGTCTCGGCGACGGGTCCCTTGTAGGGGACGCTGACGGCGCGACCTTCGCAGGCGCGGTAGTCTCGACGGCCGCCGGCGTACTTGTCGAGGGCCTCCCGGCTGGACATCCCGTAGAATTCCAGCGCGATGCGGCGGCCGTCCTCCTCGACCCACTCCCCCTCGCATTCGTCGTGCCCGGCCAGCATCCCGCCCAGCATCACGAAGTCCGCCCCGGCGGCGAACGCCTTGACGACGTCGCCGGGGTATCGGCAGCCGCCGTCGGCGCAGACGTGCCCGCGCAGGCCGTGGGCGGCGTCGGCGCACTCGATGATCGCCGAGAGCTGCGGGTAGCCGACGCCGGTCGTCCGCCGGGTCGTGCAGACGCTCCCCGGCCCGATCCCGATCTTCACGATATCGGCCGCCCCTGATATCAGCAATTCCTGGACCATGTCCGGCGTGGCGACGTTCCCGGCCATGATCGTCAGCTCCGGGAACGTGTCCCGGATCCGCTTCACCCGCTCCACGAAGTATTTGGTGTAGCCGTTGGCCGCGTCGACGCAGGCCATCCGCACGTCGGCCTTCCTCTTCACCGCGACGAGCTTGTCGAACTCGTCGTCCTTGAGCCCGACCGTGAAGAAGGTCGAACGCGCGCGGGCCTCGTCGCCGAAGAAGTCGACGAGCGCGTCCTCCGGGTAATACTTGTGCAGGCAGGTGAGCATCGGAGGGCCGATCGCCCGGGCCATCGCGAACGTCCCCACCGTGTCCATGTTCGACGCGACGATCGGCACCCCTCGCCACGTCCCGCCGTTCAGGAAGCGATACTCCCGCTCCAGCTCCACCGACGCCCGACTCGGGGCCTCGGACCGCTTGGGACGGATCAGCACGTCGTCGAAATCGAGCTTGGGATCATTGTCGATGCGCATGGAAGAGGAGTCCTCGGGCCCCCAATCGGGCCGGCGGGGTAACAGCGAATTCCGGGCCGAACCGCGCCGGCCTCCTCGCTTTCCTGAACGTCACGGATCTTTGGGGGACGTCGACGCGAACGGTCTCCCCCCTCGCGGGGGAAGGACGTTATGAGGTCCCCCGAAAATCCGTGAGGGTCGAGGGTTCTTAGCGCCAGACGTCGAGCAGCAGCCACAGCGAAACGGTGCCGTCGATGATCGGCTCGTTGGTGGAGAAGTCGGCGAACTCGTCGTGGTAGACGGCGAAGTCCGACTGGAAGGGGGCGAGCGGGTCGTTCTCGAAGGCCGAGAATTTCAGGGAGTCGTTGATCGCCTTCGTGACCGGGCCGTCGACGAGGCCGCCGACGGGGGACCGGTTGGCGAGGCGGTGGAACATATGATGCGGCCGGCTGGAGGCGACCCCCCCCTCGGGGACGCCGATGACGAACGAGACGCCCCAGGGGTTGCGGCCGAAGATCCAGTCGCGGGCCTCGGCGGCCAGGCTCCGGAACTGGTCGTCGCCGCTCATCTTCTCGTACAGCCGCGCCTGGGTGGCGAACGCGATCACGTCGTTGGTGGAGCACCAGACGATAGGCGTGCCGATGCGATAGGGGTTCTTCATGGCCCGGTCGCGGATCCGCTCCAGCCCCGTGCGGTAGTAGCCGGCGAGCCTCGCCTTCGCGGCCTCGTCGGCGAACTCGTGGATCCGCCAGTGGCCGAGGTTGACGTACGGGAAGAACTCGTAGTGGCCGTGCGCGTCGCGGCCCATCCAGGCGTTGTCGCCGGCCTGGTCGGCGTAGTCGAGGGCTTCGGCCAGGTATTTCGGCTCGCGGGTCGCCCGGTACAACTCGGCGGCCCCCCATTCGAGGTCGTCGAGATACGTGCTCTCGCCGTAATAATGGGGCGCGAGCACCGGGACGGACATCGCGACTCCGGGGCTGTCCTGGGCGAGCTTGTACATCGAGCGGGCCGCGTCGAGGTCCCCCATCAGGGCCATCGTCGCGGCGCATCGGCCCGCGAGGCTGGCCTTGCCGGTGGAGGCGTTCTTGTACTTCGGCCCCTCGGGCTTGCCGGTCGCGGGCCAGGCGGAGCGAGGCCCGCCGGGGCCCCAGCCGTAGTCGGAACGGTCGTCGTGCCAGAGCGTCTGGGGCGGGCGATGGTCGCGATCGTCGCCGATCTGGACGTAGATGACGTCGGGCTTCGGATGCAGCTTCTTGATGAGCGGCGCGCCGTGGCGGGCCTCGGCCTGCGCCCCTTCGTGCTCGACGAGCCGGAGCGCGGCGACGCAGTACGAGGTGGTGATCATATGCTTGAGCCGGTCGGCTGCGTCGTGCCAGCCGCCGACGAGATCGACCTTCTCCCCGGTGTTGACGTCGATCGCATCCTGCAAGTGGCACTTCGGCTCACCCGCGATCGGGTCGTCCCCGCAGCGCTGGATCTGCATGAAGCGGAGCAAGGCGTCCGGGACCCCAGCGTAGGCGTCGGGGCCGATCGCGAACTCGGCCGACTCCGCCGCGCCGAACCGGACCCGGTACCGCCCCGGTCCGCGGACGGCCGAGAAGTCGAGCCGATAATTGTGCGCGAAGGGCCCCCACGCCCCCTGGTCCGGCCCGATCTCCGCCGCGAAGTCGCCCACGCGGAACGAGCCCGCCAGCGGCTCCGGCCCGGAAAGGACCGCGATCTTGGGATCGTCCGGCAGGTAGCCGACCTGATTCACCCGGAGCCACGGGCCCGGCCCCGGCGCGGGGGGCTCGGCGTGGAGCGACCCGCAGACGGCCGATGACGCCACCACGAACACGGCCACGGCCACGGCGAACTTCCGCTCGGCGAGATGCCTCATCACGAATCCCCCCCCTTCCTCTCCCCGGTGTTCACCCAGTTCGGCAGGTTCGAGGATACCACGCCCCCCGCGCGGCGACTCGCCTTGTGCCGGGCGTCTCGTCGGGCCATCATCGGGGAAAGGCGAGAACCAGGGGGGCTCGACGGCTCTCGGCCTCGACGAAATTTGGGGACGCCACCGTGGAGGACGACGGCCGATGCCCGTGCTGAGACAGATCGCGCAACTGGGAAACCCGGTCCTTCGGACGCCGGCCGAGGAGGTCGCGTTCCCGCTCTCGGAGGAGGTGCGGGAGCTGATCGACGACATGCTGGCGACGCTTCGCGAGGCCGACGGCGTGGGGATCGCCGCGCCCCAGGTCCACGAACCGCTCCAGATCTTCCTGGTCGCGCCGAAGCCGAACCCGCGCTATCCCGACGCGGTCGAGGAGGCCCCGATCGTCGCGATCAATCCCGAGATCGTGGAGCGCTCGGACGAGATGGTGAAGGGCTGGGAAGGCTGCCTGAGCATCCCCGGCCTCCGCGGCGAGGTCCCCCGCCATCGGCGGATCGTCGCGCGGTATCGGGACGTCCACGGCGCGGAGGTCGTCCGCGAGTTCGAGGACTTCGTCGCCCGCATCTTCCAGCACGAGGACGACCACCTGCGGGGCCTGGTCTTCCTCGACCGCCTGGAAAGCCCCCGCGACGTGGTCGCCGAGCGCGAGTACCGGAGACGGCTCGCGCCCGGCTGACCGGGCGTCGGTTCGATTCAGGTCGGAGTCGATCGGATCACGAGCCGGCGGACGCCAGCTTGGTGACCAGGACGACGGAGTCCTCCACCGCGACGAGCGAATGGGGCTCGCGCGGGGTGAGGTGGAGCAGATGACCGGCGGCGAGGTCGTGGTCGACCCCGCCGACCTTGAAGGCGACCCGGCCGGAGAGGCAATGCACGGTGATCGGCCCCGGGGCGTGGTGCTCCGGGACGTCGGCGCCCTTCGCCAGCGACAGCCGCTTCAGCTCGAAGGCTTCGGTCTTCGCCAGGGTCTCGACCTTGCGTCCGCCCGGAGGGGCCGCGGCCCCCCCGAGCAGGTCGATCACGCCGAGAAACGGTCCAGGTTCGGAATGCGCGGACATGACGACCTCATTTCAGGTGCTGGGGGAATCGGAGACGGCTCAGCGGACGGCCGCCTCCTCGACGGGGTAAGTGCGACCCACGGCGTCGGGCCCGGGTTCGAGCGACCAGCCCCCCTTCAGGCCCAGGACGAACCAGCCCAGGGCCACGATCCCGGCGGCGAAGATCGTGTCGCCGACCACGCGCATCCAGCGGAGGGTGTGCATGGTGGGCGTCTGCATGAACTCGGCCGAGCGGGCGTACCACATCCCGTGCTCGACGCTCGCCCAGGTCTGGAGCAGCCCCACCGGGAGAAGGCTGAGCAGGACCATCAGCGCCAGGCCGATGTTGATGGACCAGAAGGCGAACGAGAGCACGCCCGTCTTCCAGGCCCGGTGGATCGTCAGCCCCTTGAGGCAGAACAGCGTCAGGCCGATCCCCAGCATGCCGTAGACGCCGAAGAGCGCCGTATGGCCGTGGACGGGGGTCGTGTTCAGCCCCTGCATGTAGTAGAGGGCGATCGGCGGATTGATGAAGAAGCCGAACAGCCCCGCCCCCACCAGGTTCCAGAACGCCACCGAGACGAAGAAGAGGATCGGCATCCGATAGGCCGAGACCCACGGCCGCACCCGGCTCAGCGACAGGTTCTCATAAGCCTCGAAGCCGATCAGCACCAGAGGCACGACCTCCAGGGCGCTGAAGATCGCCCCCAGGGCCGTCACCACCGTCGGCGTGCCGGTGAAGTATAGGTGGTGGAACGTGCCGATGATCCCCCCGGAGAGGAAGATCGACGTCGAGAACAGGACCGCCGCCGCCGCCGTCGACGTCCGCAGCAGGCCCATCCGGGTGAACAGGAACGCGATCACGACCGTCGCGAAGACCTCGAAGAAGCCCTCGACCCACAGGTGGACGACCCACCACCGCCAGTATTCGGCGATCGCCAGGTTGGTGTGCCGGTGCCACATCAGGCCCGGCGTGTAGAACAGCGGGATCGCCGCCGAGGCCAGCAGGAAGAGCCCGAGCAGGTGTCGGTTGGTGTCGGGGTGGCGGAACGCCGGCGCGATGGCGCGGACCATCAGCGCCAGCCAGAGGAACAGCCCGACCGTCAGGAAGATCTGCCAGAACCTGCCGAGATCCACATATTCATAACCCTGGTGCCCGAACCAGAAGTTGGCGGTGTTCCCCAGCCGCTGCTGCACCCCCAACCACTGCCCGAACATCGAGCCCACCACGATGATCAGCACGCAGACGAACAGGAAGTCCACGCCCAGCTTCTGGAACTTCGGCTCGTGGCCGGAGACGGCCGGCGCGATGAACAGCCCCGTGGCCAGCCACGCGGTCGCGATCCAGAAGATGCCGAGCTGCGTGTGCCAGGTCCGCGTCACGCTGTAGGGGAGCCACTCGGCCAGGGGGAAGCCGTAGAAGCCCGAGCCCTCCACCCCGTAGTGCGCCGTCACCGCCCCCAGGCCCACCTGCACCACCGCCAGCGCGATGACCACCCAGAAGTACTTGAGCGTCGCCCGCATCGAGGGGGTCGGGTTCAGGGCCAGGAGCGGGTCCCGCTCGGGGGGCTCGTGGCGGTCCAGATCCTCCCGCCCGCGCTCGACGGCGAAGTACCAGGCCAGCGCGCCGATGCCGGCCAGGAGCAGCACGAAGCTGGCGACCGACCAGACGATGATCTGGCCCGACGGCCGGTTCTCGATCAGCGTCTCCGAAGGCCAGTTGTTCGTGTACGTGATCGTCTCGCCCGGGCGCTCGGTCGAGCAGGCCCAGGCCGCCCAGAAGAAGAACGCCGCCAACTGCGCCCGACGCTCCGGCGTCTTGATCGACGAGGCCGGGATCGCGTACGCGTCGCGCAGCTCGTGCAGCTCCGGGTCGTCGCCGAACAGGGCGTCGTAGTGCGAGGCGACCGCCGCCATCGCCTGGGCCCGGACCGGCGAGACCGTCACGTCGCCCGTCGCCGGGTCGTACGTGTTGCGGCGGATCTCGCCCTTGAGCCGCTCTCGAAGGCCCGCGCGAGCCTCGGCGTCGAGCGCCTCATAGTTCGCGGCCCCTTTCTCCACGGCCCAGTGGTCCAGCATCCACGTCAGTTCGCGATGGAGATAGTCGGCCGACCAGTCCGGCGCGACGTACGCGCCGTGGCCCCAGACCGAGCCCACCTCCTGGCCCCCCATCGACTGCCAGACGTTCTGCCCCTCCTTCACGTCCTCGCCCGTGAAGAGGACCTTCCCCTCCGTCGTCACCACCCGCTCCGGGACCGGCGGGGCCATCCGATACAGCTCGGTCCCGTAATAAATCAGGACCGCGAACGATCCGATGATGACCGTCGCCAACCCCAGCCACAACCTGCCATAGCGCATGCTCGCTCCCCTTTCGACCGCCGCGCCCGAGCCCTCGCCCGGCCGCCTCGACGTTCACGTTGATGGCTGACGCTCCACCGTGAATCCTCAGCCCTGCCCAGCTCAGCTCCGCTCGGAATCGAGCCGAGCCTTCGGCCCGACCAGCCCCAGCGACCTCGTCATCGCCTCGCGCATCCGACGGGCACGCTCAAGGAACGCCTCGGCCTCGGCGGGGGAGCAGACGTCGCGGGTCGTGGCCTCGAAAAGCGTCACCCAGCGGTCGAAATGCCCGCCGGTCAGCCCGTCGATCCCCTGATGGACCTGCACCGGCCGGCCCTGGTAGCGACCGGTCCCGCGCATCACCGCCGACCAGAAGTCCACCATCCGACCCAGATGCCGGTCCCAGTCGTCGATATGCTCGGCGAAGATCGGGCCTAAAACAACGTCTTCCTGCGCCCGACGGTAGAATTCGCCCACCAACTCGCGGATCCGAGCCTCCGTCACCCCGGCGACCGGCTCCGAACCCGGCCCCGCCGCTCGCGCGTACAGACCTGGTGTGTATGATGTCGTCACGACCTCGCCCTCCCCGCTCAGGCCGCCCCGATCGCCTCGCACTCGTCGCGAACGTGCCGGCCGAGCCTTTTAATCTGCATTCGACATGCATATTATTGAGCCGGCGGGGCCGTGTCAATCGGGCGCTGGGGCGCGAGCCCGGACTGGAGACGAAGGAGCGACGGTCGACCATGCACTTGACGCAGTTCTCGGACTACGCCATGAGAGCGGTACTGTACCTGGGGAGTCGCGGCGACCGATTGGCGTCGGTCGAGGAGATCAGCCGCGCCTACGGGATCTCCCGGCATCATCTGGTGCGGGTGGCCCAGACGTTGACGGA includes:
- a CDS encoding YqgE/AlgH family protein, with translation MNHKSLKGRLLIASPDLQSPMFARSVVLVLEHSEGDGARGIILNLPTSATMADLAGKLFDEDFAWDKPLHLGGPVAGPLLVLHTRPKLADLEVASGVYIALDSAKSQHLITQEIEPSLVIANFSGWAPGQLEQELADDAWVVAPANMGRIFDGADQDLWWTTLRDFRTSVLTDILNLRNLPEDPRLN
- a CDS encoding GMP reductase; its protein translation is MRIDNDPKLDFDDVLIRPKRSEAPSRASVELEREYRFLNGGTWRGVPIVASNMDTVGTFAMARAIGPPMLTCLHKYYPEDALVDFFGDEARARSTFFTVGLKDDEFDKLVAVKRKADVRMACVDAANGYTKYFVERVKRIRDTFPELTIMAGNVATPDMVQELLISGAADIVKIGIGPGSVCTTRRTTGVGYPQLSAIIECADAAHGLRGHVCADGGCRYPGDVVKAFAAGADFVMLGGMLAGHDECEGEWVEEDGRRIALEFYGMSSREALDKYAGGRRDYRACEGRAVSVPYKGPVAETMQEVCGGIRSACAYVGATRLKDLSKCTTFVICQRPHGSMFS
- a CDS encoding glycoside hydrolase family 9 protein translates to MRHLAERKFAVAVAVFVVASSAVCGSLHAEPPAPGPGPWLRVNQVGYLPDDPKIAVLSGPEPLAGSFRVGDFAAEIGPDQGAWGPFAHNYRLDFSAVRGPGRYRVRFGAAESAEFAIGPDAYAGVPDALLRFMQIQRCGDDPIAGEPKCHLQDAIDVNTGEKVDLVGGWHDAADRLKHMITTSYCVAALRLVEHEGAQAEARHGAPLIKKLHPKPDVIYVQIGDDRDHRPPQTLWHDDRSDYGWGPGGPRSAWPATGKPEGPKYKNASTGKASLAGRCAATMALMGDLDAARSMYKLAQDSPGVAMSVPVLAPHYYGESTYLDDLEWGAAELYRATREPKYLAEALDYADQAGDNAWMGRDAHGHYEFFPYVNLGHWRIHEFADEAAKARLAGYYRTGLERIRDRAMKNPYRIGTPIVWCSTNDVIAFATQARLYEKMSGDDQFRSLAAEARDWIFGRNPWGVSFVIGVPEGGVASSRPHHMFHRLANRSPVGGLVDGPVTKAINDSLKFSAFENDPLAPFQSDFAVYHDEFADFSTNEPIIDGTVSLWLLLDVWR
- the def gene encoding peptide deformylase, encoding MPVLRQIAQLGNPVLRTPAEEVAFPLSEEVRELIDDMLATLREADGVGIAAPQVHEPLQIFLVAPKPNPRYPDAVEEAPIVAINPEIVERSDEMVKGWEGCLSIPGLRGEVPRHRRIVARYRDVHGAEVVREFEDFVARIFQHEDDHLRGLVFLDRLESPRDVVAEREYRRRLAPG
- a CDS encoding cupin domain-containing protein; this translates as MSAHSEPGPFLGVIDLLGGAAAPPGGRKVETLAKTEAFELKRLSLAKGADVPEHHAPGPITVHCLSGRVAFKVGGVDHDLAAGHLLHLTPREPHSLVAVEDSVVLVTKLASAGS
- a CDS encoding nitric-oxide reductase large subunit, giving the protein MRYGRLWLGLATVIIGSFAVLIYYGTELYRMAPPVPERVVTTEGKVLFTGEDVKEGQNVWQSMGGQEVGSVWGHGAYVAPDWSADYLHRELTWMLDHWAVEKGAANYEALDAEARAGLRERLKGEIRRNTYDPATGDVTVSPVRAQAMAAVASHYDALFGDDPELHELRDAYAIPASSIKTPERRAQLAAFFFWAAWACSTERPGETITYTNNWPSETLIENRPSGQIIVWSVASFVLLLAGIGALAWYFAVERGREDLDRHEPPERDPLLALNPTPSMRATLKYFWVVIALAVVQVGLGAVTAHYGVEGSGFYGFPLAEWLPYSVTRTWHTQLGIFWIATAWLATGLFIAPAVSGHEPKFQKLGVDFLFVCVLIIVVGSMFGQWLGVQQRLGNTANFWFGHQGYEYVDLGRFWQIFLTVGLFLWLALMVRAIAPAFRHPDTNRHLLGLFLLASAAIPLFYTPGLMWHRHTNLAIAEYWRWWVVHLWVEGFFEVFATVVIAFLFTRMGLLRTSTAAAAVLFSTSIFLSGGIIGTFHHLYFTGTPTVVTALGAIFSALEVVPLVLIGFEAYENLSLSRVRPWVSAYRMPILFFVSVAFWNLVGAGLFGFFINPPIALYYMQGLNTTPVHGHTALFGVYGMLGIGLTLFCLKGLTIHRAWKTGVLSFAFWSINIGLALMVLLSLLPVGLLQTWASVEHGMWYARSAEFMQTPTMHTLRWMRVVGDTIFAAGIVALGWFVLGLKGGWSLEPGPDAVGRTYPVEEAAVR
- a CDS encoding group III truncated hemoglobin gives rise to the protein MTTSYTPGLYARAAGPGSEPVAGVTEARIRELVGEFYRRAQEDVVLGPIFAEHIDDWDRHLGRMVDFWSAVMRGTGRYQGRPVQVHQGIDGLTGGHFDRWVTLFEATTRDVCSPAEAEAFLERARRMREAMTRSLGLVGPKARLDSERS